The Trichoplusia ni isolate ovarian cell line Hi5 chromosome 23 unlocalized genomic scaffold, tn1 tig00002085_group22, whole genome shotgun sequence nucleotide sequence GACCATACATCCTGCCAGGTGGGACACCTGCCTCTTTTAACATTTTCCCACTGATGGGAAACCGGGGCACTTCCCATTTGTTGAACTGTTCTAAAAGATTTTCATCTCCtctgtattttaaaacttcctGACATATTCAATTGCatctttttgtttaattttagtattcaaAACCAGCTTTTCATAAGGTCTGAAAATTACaagattaattaaacaatattctaaataaGCAATTGTTTACTTTATGTTTAAAGTTCAACTTACAGTAATGGTCTTGCTGCAACCTTGTCTACTCTGTGTTCTACCAAGAAGTAGGCTAGGTCCCTGTCATAGCTGGAAAACTTGAGCCTGCTGTGAAGCACAGTAACTTGATCCAGGTCTGTGAGCAGAGCTGCCAGGTAACTCATTGGGTGCAGGTTGAGGTGCTCAGCCCTCTTCATTACTCTTTCCAGTTCTTCTAGGTTTGGATTTGATGGTAATCCTGTTAACAAGATAAGTATTTTGAACCACAGTAAgcaaatgttaatatttattgaatatgaaacttaaaacaaaagtgaatattattataattacccATGTATTTTCCAACATCTACATCAATCATTGTCTTCAACAGACTTCCTGCATAGTTCCCTTGCAGCATTTTCTTCAGTTCACACCATATTCTTTCACCTGATATATTTTGCAGTCCTCCAACATTGTTCTTTATAACTTTGAGGATCTCCTCCTCATGGTTGTCTGGCTTGTCTGCTATCTTGCCATAGAACCGAAAATACCTCATAATCCTTAAATAATCTTCTTTGATTCTCTTGTCTGAATCACCAACAAATGcaattctttcttttttgtaaatcttcaTATCCAAAAAAGTAGTCATATACAGAGCCATCAAAACCTAAAATCAGTAgtgtttgattaattttataaatatggtaATACTTTATTACCAATTATTAAATCAAGAAACATTGCTAGATGGCAAATGATTCTAAGTTTTTAAACATAGAAACCAAAATAAGTGGCTGGTTCTTTGCCATAACTGAGAAAACTCACACTTTATAAAATGAGTCATGCATTGTATGATGAAATACATCAAAAGGAAATATCATTACCTAAGAACATGGAATTAATAGTAAGGTCCCTTCTATTAGCATCTAGTTTCCAATCTGTAGTGAAGATGACTTCAGCATGGCGGCCATCAGTGACTATATCCACCCTCAGAGTTGTCACTTCAAAGCTCTCTTTGTCATTAATCCTAGCTGTGATTGTTCCATGTTTCTCACCATTAGCATTGATCATTCTGATATTTTCAGTTGTAAACATGTCTTTCATCTCTTGTGGAGTTGCTGTGGTAGCAAAATCAAGGTCTTTAGGATTCAGTCCCATTAACAGATCCCTGCAACAGTATGAAACATTTTGGTGCTATATGTTAAAAagaatgcttattttttttgtgggaAAATCTGAACTTACTAGGTTACGAAAATTTTAAGGCCTGTGGGATCTACAACATCAACTTAATAACGGAGGTACcattttgactttattttaaaagaacttaATACCCATGTAATGCATGCAATGATGTAactaaggaaaaaaaatgtcataactATCTGAGATCAGAAAGACTCAACAAGTTGGCCTAACTCAGTTATTACGGgtagaataaatacaaaatatttaagtatataaaaaaactacctGACAGCACCTCCAGCGACtcgtatttcatatttatatttatcaaacaaGCTTTTTAGCGCCGCAACTTCAGGTGTAAATATACTTTTGAATTCTTCTGATTCTAACTTAAGAACAACAGGATTCTCCCGGCTTTTAAGTTCCATATCTATTTTTGACCTTAATATGCGAAGATTAAATGTTTTACTCTTGGCATACGTCTGAAAGGAGaaccaataaattaaatgcGAACTAAACATTGGTATAGAAAATAGGTTATAAGTGTTAGAATGTGTGTAGTTACCCTTTGCTGAGAAATCACTTGCTTTAATATCCGTAAAGATGCAGCATACATAACGCTCAAACTAAGCACGATAATTTTAATGTGTTAAAT carries:
- the LOC113506704 gene encoding LOW QUALITY PROTEIN: CCA tRNA nucleotidyltransferase 1, mitochondrial-like (The sequence of the model RefSeq protein was modified relative to this genomic sequence to represent the inferred CDS: inserted 1 base in 1 codon; deleted 1 base in 1 codon) — protein: MYAASLRILKQVISQQRTYAKSKTFNLRILRSKIDMELKSRENPVVLKLESEEFKSIFTPEVAALKSLFDKYKYEIRVAGGAVRDLLMGLNPKDLDFATTATPQEMKDMFTTENIRMINANGEKHGTITARINDKESFEVTTLRVDIVTDGRHAEVIFTTDWKLDANRRDLTINSMFLGFDGSVYDYFFGYEDLKKERIAFVGDSDKRIKEDYLRIMRYFRFYGKIADKPDNHEEEILKVIKNNVGGLQNISGERIWCELKKMLQGNYAGSLLKTMIDVDVGKYMGLPSNPNLEELERVMKRAEHLNLHPMSYLAALLTDLDQVTVLHSRLKFSSYDRDLAYFLVEHRVDKVAARPLLPYEKLVLNTKIKQKDAIEYVXEVLKYRGDENLLEQFNKWEVPRFPISGKMLKEAGVPPGRMY